The Diaphorobacter ruginosibacter genome contains a region encoding:
- a CDS encoding tripartite tricarboxylate transporter permease: MDSLLINQIAVAAGMGLIGAVVFAAIGLVSGTDETTTLAPLTLLVVLLGVPPAGVFTFFLAGAVAKHMTHAVPTALLGIPGDTLATPLLQDADMLRKLGVPHIALRKMVSGAIIAAFVAVPLAVLFAVMLAPFGQAITKTAPWIFLCAAILIAYFSKGRWAAVALLVPFVVVIIALQTLTAKYDTKLSISYFLGIAIGPLIADLFSVLSPQGRARMARDKVHQFNLAPDVKGWSGYFPNPFKVLDRKQTGWTLTTAAISSATFVFSPVAMTVVLGELVGSRVKHAYHRLTTVLSARNGVTEATYIAEALIPLIAFGLPLSPVAAGPAAPLFNAPPRFTVDAATGQTHNLHNLLNHWEFLGYGLLAVALAAIVSYPFAMNYARRAALFVSRRVSHEAIIATFVGLIIVISVWEGALLGLLVILTMGLLGGLLSRNFGFNTGVQFMGYYTAVLSVPALVKLF; this comes from the coding sequence ATGGATTCCCTTCTCATCAACCAGATCGCCGTCGCGGCAGGCATGGGGCTGATCGGCGCCGTGGTGTTCGCGGCCATCGGCCTCGTCTCCGGCACCGACGAAACCACCACGCTCGCACCGCTCACCCTGCTGGTGGTGCTGCTGGGCGTGCCGCCCGCCGGCGTGTTCACCTTCTTCCTCGCCGGCGCCGTCGCCAAGCACATGACGCATGCGGTGCCCACGGCACTGCTCGGCATTCCGGGCGACACGCTGGCCACGCCGCTGCTGCAGGATGCCGACATGCTGCGCAAGCTCGGCGTGCCGCACATCGCTCTGCGCAAGATGGTGTCGGGGGCGATCATCGCCGCCTTCGTCGCAGTGCCGCTGGCCGTGCTGTTCGCCGTGATGCTCGCGCCGTTCGGCCAGGCCATCACCAAGACCGCACCGTGGATCTTCCTGTGCGCCGCCATCCTGATCGCCTATTTCTCCAAGGGCCGCTGGGCCGCCGTCGCGCTGCTCGTGCCCTTCGTGGTCGTGATCATCGCGCTGCAGACGCTCACCGCCAAGTACGACACCAAGCTCAGCATCAGCTACTTCCTCGGCATCGCCATCGGACCGCTGATCGCCGACCTGTTCTCCGTGCTCTCGCCACAGGGCCGCGCACGCATGGCGCGCGACAAGGTGCACCAGTTCAACCTGGCTCCGGACGTGAAGGGCTGGTCGGGTTACTTCCCCAATCCATTCAAGGTGCTGGACAGGAAGCAGACCGGCTGGACACTCACCACCGCCGCCATCTCCAGCGCCACTTTCGTGTTCAGCCCCGTGGCGATGACCGTGGTGCTCGGCGAGCTCGTCGGCTCGCGCGTGAAGCATGCCTACCATCGCCTGACCACGGTGCTCTCCGCGCGCAACGGCGTGACCGAGGCGACCTACATCGCCGAGGCGCTGATTCCGCTGATCGCCTTCGGCCTGCCCTTAAGCCCCGTCGCCGCGGGCCCCGCCGCACCGCTGTTCAACGCGCCGCCGCGCTTCACCGTGGACGCCGCCACCGGACAGACCCACAACCTGCACAACCTGCTGAACCACTGGGAATTCCTCGGCTACGGCCTGCTCGCCGTCGCGCTCGCCGCGATCGTTTCCTATCCGTTCGCGATGAACTATGCGCGCCGCGCGGCCCTGTTCGTCTCGCGCCGCGTCAGCCACGAAGCCATCATCGCCACCTTCGTCGGCCTGATCATCGTGATCAGCGTGTGGGAAGGTGCACTACTCGGCCTGCTGGTCATCCTGACCATGGGCCTGCTGGGCGGACTGCTCTCGCGCAACTTCGGCTTCAACACCGGCGTGCAGTTCATGGGCTACTACACGGCCGTGCTCAGCGTGCCGGCGCTGGTCAAGCTGTTCTGA
- a CDS encoding PLP-dependent aminotransferase family protein, whose protein sequence is MNETRRSAPIAEKLADLIGQQIADGVYQPGDKLPSLRELAQLHRYAKNTVVSAFDLLVSRGLIEPRRGSGFYVSQQLRKARVADEDSGQLVRAMDTVWLAREQLITQPEVAAVGDGFPPIGWLADMRMDRYYQKVVRTGLGSLFRYGNRFGYAPLRDSLVRKLGVLGLGVTPNQLVLTHGANDALDLVIRYFVPPGATVLVDEPGYYLLFGKLKLAGARVIGVPRLADGPDLAALEGILAAERPRLFFTQSVAHNPTGSDISAAKAYRLLQLAEKHNLAIVEDDPFADFKPTSAVRLSTLDQLERTIYIGSFSKSFSAALRVGYIACSAALANDLADLKALIHVSGSEYCERMVDVMLREGRYERHLVKLRQKLGAATEQAQQWLDEQGCTVFARNAQTLYLWVKFPGMDDSLRLAEALLPQGVKMAPGRVFHLDSSARSEWSRCNVAAMLDPRFQTAVAGLLRNRGGRDS, encoded by the coding sequence ATGAACGAGACAAGACGCTCCGCGCCGATCGCGGAAAAGCTGGCAGACCTGATCGGCCAGCAGATCGCTGATGGCGTGTACCAGCCGGGCGACAAGCTGCCCTCGCTGCGCGAGCTGGCCCAGTTGCACCGCTATGCCAAGAACACCGTGGTGTCGGCCTTCGACCTGCTGGTCTCGCGCGGGCTGATCGAGCCGCGCCGCGGCTCCGGCTTCTACGTCTCGCAGCAGTTGCGCAAGGCGAGAGTGGCCGACGAGGACAGCGGGCAGCTCGTGCGCGCGATGGACACCGTCTGGCTGGCGCGCGAGCAGCTCATCACGCAGCCCGAAGTGGCCGCCGTGGGTGACGGTTTCCCGCCGATCGGATGGCTGGCCGACATGCGCATGGACCGTTACTACCAGAAGGTGGTGCGCACGGGGCTCGGATCGTTGTTCCGCTATGGCAACCGCTTCGGTTATGCGCCGCTGCGCGACAGCCTGGTGCGCAAGCTGGGCGTGCTGGGGCTCGGCGTCACGCCGAACCAGCTGGTGCTCACGCATGGCGCAAACGATGCGCTTGACCTGGTGATCCGCTACTTCGTGCCGCCGGGCGCGACCGTGCTGGTCGACGAGCCGGGCTATTACCTGCTGTTCGGCAAGCTCAAGCTCGCGGGCGCGCGCGTGATCGGCGTGCCGCGCCTGGCCGACGGGCCCGACCTGGCGGCGCTGGAGGGCATCCTCGCGGCAGAGCGCCCGCGCCTCTTCTTCACGCAGTCGGTGGCGCACAACCCCACGGGCTCGGACATCAGCGCCGCCAAGGCGTATCGCCTGCTGCAACTGGCAGAGAAGCACAACCTCGCGATCGTGGAAGACGATCCGTTCGCCGATTTCAAGCCGACGTCGGCGGTGCGGCTGTCCACGCTCGACCAGCTCGAGCGCACGATCTACATCGGCAGCTTCTCCAAGTCGTTCTCGGCGGCGCTGCGCGTGGGCTACATCGCATGCAGCGCGGCGCTCGCCAACGACCTGGCCGACCTGAAGGCGCTGATCCACGTGAGCGGGTCGGAGTACTGCGAGCGCATGGTCGACGTGATGCTGCGCGAAGGCCGCTACGAGCGCCATCTGGTGAAGCTGCGCCAGAAGCTCGGAGCCGCCACCGAACAGGCGCAGCAATGGCTGGACGAGCAAGGCTGCACGGTGTTCGCGCGCAATGCACAGACCCTGTACCTGTGGGTGAAATTTCCCGGCATGGACGACTCGCTACGGCTGGCCGAGGCCCTGCTGCCACAGGGAGTGAAGATGGCGCCGGGGCGCGTCTTTCATCTGGATTCGTCGGCGCGGTCGGAATGGTCGCGCTGCAACGTGGCGGCGATGCTGGATCCGCGGTTTCAGACGGCGGTGGCGGGGTTGCTGCGTAATAGGGGCGGGCGGGATTCCTAG
- a CDS encoding GntR family transcriptional regulator yields the protein MMTEQHDDEAAQHGAEGVRSASGSVFYGIMSGLEAQAFVPGQRLVEVDLAEQYGVSRNSVREALQRLAAEGVVELSRNRGAAIRSLTLQQTLEVLDVAERMTGLLARSAAHGVQEGRPRTAIEQALRELGAADAAQDTEAFARGRRSLYRALLDASGSQELRRLFPAIQMPIVYAQHRPSTLQKVRMRDYQAMCDAILSGNAPAADKAAMAHVQNVREAIVRRHAETAQ from the coding sequence ATGATGACCGAGCAACACGACGACGAAGCGGCACAGCACGGTGCGGAAGGTGTACGCAGCGCCTCCGGCAGCGTCTTCTACGGCATCATGAGCGGGCTGGAAGCGCAGGCCTTCGTCCCCGGGCAGCGGCTGGTGGAGGTCGACCTGGCCGAACAGTACGGCGTGAGCCGCAATTCCGTGCGCGAGGCACTGCAGCGCCTCGCCGCCGAAGGCGTGGTCGAGCTCTCACGCAACCGGGGGGCCGCCATCCGCTCGCTCACCCTGCAGCAGACCCTCGAAGTACTCGACGTCGCCGAGCGCATGACCGGCCTGCTGGCACGCAGCGCGGCACACGGCGTCCAGGAGGGACGCCCGCGCACAGCCATCGAGCAGGCCCTGCGCGAACTCGGTGCCGCCGATGCGGCACAGGACACCGAGGCCTTCGCACGCGGCCGTCGCAGCCTCTACCGCGCGCTGCTCGATGCCAGCGGCAGCCAGGAACTGCGGCGGCTCTTCCCCGCCATCCAGATGCCCATCGTCTATGCACAGCATCGCCCGTCCACGCTGCAGAAGGTCCGCATGCGCGACTACCAGGCCATGTGCGACGCCATCCTCTCGGGCAACGCCCCGGCGGCCGACAAGGCGGCCATGGCGCACGTGCAGAATGTGCGCGAGGCTATTGTGCGCAGGCATGCAGAGACTGCGCAGTAG
- a CDS encoding VF530 family DNA-binding protein encodes MTTAPAPAPQQPRNPLHGITLERMVTELADYFGWYELGERIPVRCFTHDPSVSSSLKFLRKTPWAREKVEGLYLFMLREQKRDAAR; translated from the coding sequence ATGACGACCGCCCCAGCACCCGCACCACAGCAACCGCGCAACCCGCTCCACGGCATCACCCTCGAACGCATGGTGACCGAGCTCGCCGACTATTTCGGCTGGTACGAACTGGGCGAACGCATTCCGGTGCGCTGCTTCACGCACGACCCCAGCGTTTCATCGAGCCTGAAATTCCTGCGCAAGACACCGTGGGCGCGTGAGAAGGTCGAAGGGCTGTACCTGTTCATGCTGCGGGAACAGAAACGGGATGCCGCGCGTTGA
- a CDS encoding CbrC family protein yields MHQTPPHFTYHPKAYELEVIEAIDLDCECCGQRRGWIYSGNVHCIADVDNVCPWCIADGSAHRKWDASFSQDIEGVTIDGDAQIDGASPQAADAVMHHTPGYSSWQGAVWKTHCGDVCEFHGDISPQELASLPPDAEALFRQDHGWLFRNHPTLHDLAENYRPQGDLSLYKFLCRHCGIVRLHADLS; encoded by the coding sequence ATGCACCAGACGCCTCCCCACTTCACCTATCACCCCAAGGCCTATGAATTGGAGGTGATCGAAGCCATCGACCTGGACTGCGAATGCTGCGGGCAACGCCGTGGCTGGATCTACAGCGGCAACGTCCACTGTATTGCCGACGTGGACAACGTCTGCCCATGGTGCATTGCGGACGGATCGGCCCACCGCAAGTGGGACGCATCGTTCAGCCAGGACATCGAGGGAGTGACCATCGACGGCGACGCGCAGATCGACGGGGCATCGCCGCAAGCGGCGGACGCGGTGATGCACCACACGCCCGGCTACAGCAGCTGGCAGGGCGCCGTGTGGAAAACGCACTGCGGCGACGTCTGTGAGTTCCACGGCGACATCTCGCCGCAGGAACTGGCGTCGCTGCCACCGGACGCAGAAGCCCTGTTCCGGCAGGATCACGGCTGGCTGTTCCGCAACCACCCCACGCTGCACGACCTGGCCGAAAACTACCGCCCCCAGGGCGACCTGAGCCTCTACAAGTTTCTCTGCAGGCACTGCGGCATCGTGCGACTGCATGCCGATCTGTCCTGA
- a CDS encoding MBL fold metallo-hydrolase gives MLQYLTVPVTQFQQNASIVWCDATGDAAIIDPGGDLGVLLEEVGRLGLNLKALWLTHAHIDHAGGTGELAQKLGLPIIGPEEGDQFWIDGLPQQSQMFGFPPAMSFTPTRWLHDGDTVQIGNEVLNVRHCPGHTPGHVVFHAPQIDRAFVGDVLFAGSIGRTDFPKGNHQQLIDSITQRLWPMGDQTVFIPGHGPESTFGRERRTNPYVGNT, from the coding sequence ATGCTCCAGTACCTCACCGTTCCCGTCACCCAGTTCCAGCAGAACGCCTCCATCGTCTGGTGCGATGCCACCGGGGATGCCGCCATCATCGACCCCGGCGGCGATCTCGGGGTGTTGCTGGAGGAGGTCGGCCGGCTCGGGCTGAACCTCAAGGCACTGTGGCTCACGCACGCACATATCGATCACGCGGGGGGCACGGGCGAGCTCGCGCAGAAGCTCGGCCTGCCGATCATCGGCCCCGAGGAAGGCGACCAGTTCTGGATCGACGGGTTGCCGCAGCAGAGCCAGATGTTCGGGTTCCCGCCGGCCATGTCGTTCACGCCCACGCGCTGGCTGCATGACGGTGACACGGTGCAGATCGGCAACGAGGTGCTGAACGTGCGCCACTGCCCGGGCCACACGCCCGGCCATGTGGTGTTCCATGCGCCGCAGATCGACCGTGCGTTCGTGGGCGACGTGCTGTTCGCGGGCAGCATCGGGCGCACCGACTTCCCCAAGGGCAACCACCAGCAGTTGATCGACTCGATCACGCAGCGCCTGTGGCCGATGGGCGACCAGACCGTGTTCATTCCCGGCCACGGTCCCGAAAGCACCTTCGGGCGCGAGCGCCGCACCAACCCCTACGTCGGCAATACATGA
- a CDS encoding sensor histidine kinase, giving the protein MALFLKALVAMVVAWAGCALPAAAQTHVTEALVWPSPSTAWMPPQALDAAALDAADRAVLDAATPWQPVALPHARPRARWGGLGQSLRVDVPEVLWYRMQLPAEALDGMAEGVRLYLPRWQTVGTLGVYVGGRLAWQSGGGDGDRLWNGFNHPVWIDLGGLARPGGPAQVHVRMASLPGVGGMLSSLWAGPAQELLPSWRWRTFWQTSLVSYWRAGFLMLSLFALALWFKYRRSRRDEVRLFLLFFVMSACQSVAALLFLVDDEGLDVDFAWFSWLTLVALLAALVCMFHFLCRVQGQHWPRLGRALPLYLGVVAVLTLPTWWSAYLALVPLLRLLLAPAVLALLVAVAVGAWRLRSRSSLMLAVWAAMVPPIGLHDMAMQSYRFDVEGVYLSPYVSVGLFMLFLVIVFTRYSRAQDLAARAHATLAERLAAQERELLQAHERLRLAEREQTLLHERQRLMREMHDGVGSSLISALRLVEEAPADTVDVAQMLRECIDDLKLSIDSLEPVHADLLALLAALRFRLGPRLEGAGLALRWQVSDLPPLPWLDAQSALHVLRILQEVLTNIVKHSGADDIAVGTMEAARNGMPGVQVWVRDNGRPFIPPVPEALPPGRRGLGNVRSRARALGAHCDWQPAPARGTEFTLWLPLYKQRENADTLQPTISTL; this is encoded by the coding sequence ATGGCGCTTTTCCTGAAAGCGCTGGTTGCGATGGTTGTCGCGTGGGCCGGCTGCGCCCTGCCGGCGGCGGCGCAGACCCATGTGACCGAGGCGCTGGTCTGGCCTTCACCCAGCACGGCCTGGATGCCGCCGCAGGCCCTCGATGCGGCGGCGCTGGACGCGGCCGACCGCGCGGTGCTCGACGCCGCGACGCCCTGGCAGCCGGTGGCGCTGCCCCATGCCCGGCCCCGAGCGCGCTGGGGCGGGCTCGGCCAGTCGCTGCGCGTGGATGTGCCCGAGGTGCTGTGGTACCGCATGCAGTTGCCCGCCGAGGCGCTGGACGGCATGGCGGAGGGAGTTCGGCTGTACCTCCCGCGCTGGCAGACGGTGGGCACGCTCGGGGTCTACGTGGGGGGACGGCTGGCCTGGCAGTCCGGCGGCGGGGACGGCGACCGGCTCTGGAACGGTTTCAACCACCCGGTGTGGATCGACCTGGGGGGGCTGGCCCGGCCGGGTGGCCCGGCGCAGGTGCATGTGCGCATGGCCAGCCTGCCCGGTGTGGGCGGCATGCTGTCGTCGCTGTGGGCAGGACCGGCGCAGGAGCTGCTGCCGTCCTGGCGTTGGCGCACGTTCTGGCAGACCAGCCTGGTGTCGTACTGGCGGGCGGGTTTCCTGATGCTCAGCCTGTTCGCGTTGGCGCTGTGGTTCAAGTACCGGCGCAGCAGGCGTGATGAGGTGCGCCTGTTCCTGCTGTTCTTCGTGATGTCGGCCTGCCAGTCGGTGGCGGCCCTGCTGTTCCTGGTGGACGACGAGGGGCTGGACGTGGACTTTGCCTGGTTCTCGTGGCTGACGCTGGTGGCGTTGCTGGCGGCACTGGTGTGCATGTTCCACTTCCTGTGCCGTGTGCAGGGCCAGCATTGGCCACGGCTGGGCCGGGCGCTGCCACTGTACCTGGGCGTCGTTGCCGTGCTCACGTTGCCGACCTGGTGGTCAGCGTACCTCGCGCTGGTGCCGCTCTTGCGCCTGCTGCTGGCACCGGCCGTGCTGGCGCTGCTGGTCGCCGTAGCCGTCGGTGCGTGGCGACTGCGCAGCCGCAGCAGCCTGATGCTGGCCGTGTGGGCTGCGATGGTGCCGCCCATAGGCCTGCACGACATGGCGATGCAGAGCTACCGCTTCGACGTGGAGGGGGTCTACCTGTCGCCCTATGTGAGCGTGGGCCTGTTCATGCTGTTCCTGGTCATCGTCTTCACGCGCTACAGCCGCGCACAGGACCTGGCCGCGCGCGCCCATGCCACCCTGGCCGAGCGCCTGGCCGCGCAGGAGCGCGAGCTGCTGCAGGCCCACGAGCGGCTGCGGTTGGCAGAGCGCGAACAGACACTGCTGCACGAGCGCCAGCGCCTGATGCGCGAGATGCACGACGGCGTGGGCTCGTCGCTGATCAGCGCGCTGCGTCTGGTGGAGGAGGCCCCCGCCGACACGGTGGACGTGGCGCAGATGCTGCGCGAGTGCATCGACGACCTCAAGCTTTCCATCGATTCGCTGGAGCCGGTGCATGCCGACCTGCTGGCGTTGCTGGCGGCGCTGCGCTTCCGGCTCGGGCCACGGCTGGAGGGTGCCGGTCTGGCACTGCGCTGGCAGGTGAGCGACCTGCCGCCGTTGCCCTGGCTCGATGCGCAGAGCGCGCTGCATGTGCTGCGCATCCTGCAGGAGGTGCTCACGAACATCGTCAAGCACAGTGGCGCGGACGACATCGCGGTCGGGACCATGGAGGCCGCGCGCAATGGCATGCCCGGCGTGCAGGTCTGGGTGCGGGACAATGGCCGCCCCTTCATACCCCCCGTGCCCGAGGCGCTACCGCCCGGCCGCCGCGGCCTGGGCAACGTGCGCAGCCGCGCCAGGGCGCTGGGTGCGCACTGCGACTGGCAGCCCGCGCCGGCCCGGGGCACGGAGTTCACGCTGTGGCTACCGCTGTACAAGCAGCGCGAGAATGCGGACACTCTTCAGCCGACGATCTCCACGCTCTAA
- a CDS encoding immunity 22 family protein — protein sequence MNQSQEHSEEFRRALVDEALHRTPAGGYPALEKREGLVPGTLFDWVKEYGPPRSERPFEALHFWIGMTALPEDAFWRYFDHADGYWDLEVEDIEEAAEDVTGCGFCVDAGMKFLYDDDLMQIIWFAQPVSVRAIVDESTIATDQAAEIVVRACLERGMDKANAAFVYADPSFKVADPSKLFNGLPYIGKFRSRKGAA from the coding sequence ATGAATCAAAGCCAGGAACACAGCGAGGAATTCAGGCGTGCGCTCGTTGACGAGGCGCTCCATCGCACGCCGGCGGGTGGCTATCCCGCACTTGAAAAACGAGAAGGGTTGGTTCCGGGCACACTCTTCGACTGGGTGAAGGAGTATGGGCCGCCGCGCAGCGAGCGCCCGTTTGAAGCGCTGCATTTCTGGATTGGCATGACTGCTCTGCCAGAAGACGCATTCTGGCGCTACTTTGACCACGCTGATGGCTACTGGGATCTTGAGGTCGAAGACATCGAGGAGGCCGCAGAGGACGTGACGGGTTGCGGCTTTTGTGTTGATGCCGGTATGAAGTTTCTCTACGACGACGATCTCATGCAGATCATCTGGTTCGCTCAACCCGTGTCGGTGCGTGCCATTGTCGATGAGAGCACCATCGCCACGGACCAGGCAGCCGAGATCGTTGTCCGGGCTTGCCTGGAGCGCGGAATGGACAAAGCGAACGCGGCCTTCGTGTACGCGGATCCCTCATTCAAGGTGGCGGACCCATCGAAGCTGTTCAATGGGCTGCCCTACATTGGCAAGTTCCGGTCCAGGAAAGGCGCTGCATGA
- a CDS encoding hydroxymethylglutaryl-CoA reductase, degradative translates to MAIDSRLPNFRALNPAQRWDHIANACNLSAEERALIANPGALPHSLADGMIENVIGTFELPIGVAGNFQINGRDVLVPLAVEEPSIIAAASYMAKLAREDGGFQTSSTQPLMRAQVQIVGVNDPYGARIALFKARDEILALANSRDKVLIGLGGGCKDIEVHVFPSSPRGPMVVMHLIVDVRDAMGANTVNTMAESVSPLVEKLTGGSVRLRILSNLADLRLARARVRLTPETMTTKERSGAEIIEGILDAYTFAAIDPYRAATHNKGIMNGIDPVIVATGNDWRAVEAGAHAYASRSGHYTSLTTWEKDNSGALVGTIELPMPVGLVGGATKTHPLARLALKIMDVKSAQELGEIAAAVGLAQNLGALRALATEGIQRGHMALHARNIALVAGAVGEEVEQVAKRLAAEHDVRTDRALEVLAELRGAK, encoded by the coding sequence ATGGCCATCGACTCCCGCCTTCCCAATTTCCGCGCACTCAATCCCGCCCAGCGCTGGGACCATATCGCCAACGCCTGCAACCTGAGCGCCGAGGAGCGTGCCCTGATCGCCAACCCCGGCGCGCTGCCGCACTCGCTGGCCGACGGCATGATCGAGAACGTGATCGGCACCTTCGAGCTGCCGATCGGCGTGGCGGGCAACTTCCAGATCAACGGCCGTGACGTGCTCGTGCCGCTGGCCGTGGAAGAGCCTTCCATCATTGCCGCCGCGTCGTACATGGCCAAGCTGGCACGCGAGGATGGCGGCTTCCAGACCTCGAGCACCCAGCCGCTGATGCGCGCGCAGGTGCAGATCGTCGGCGTGAACGACCCGTATGGCGCGCGCATCGCGCTGTTCAAGGCCCGCGATGAAATCCTTGCGCTTGCCAACAGCCGCGACAAGGTGCTGATCGGCCTGGGTGGTGGCTGCAAGGACATCGAGGTCCATGTGTTCCCAAGTTCGCCACGCGGCCCGATGGTGGTGATGCACCTGATCGTGGACGTGCGCGACGCCATGGGCGCGAACACCGTCAACACCATGGCCGAATCGGTCTCGCCCCTGGTCGAGAAGCTCACCGGCGGCTCGGTGCGCCTGCGCATCCTGTCCAACCTGGCCGACCTGCGCCTGGCCCGTGCCCGCGTGCGCCTGACACCGGAGACGATGACCACCAAGGAGCGCAGCGGCGCCGAGATCATCGAAGGCATCCTGGACGCCTACACCTTCGCAGCCATCGACCCCTACCGCGCGGCAACGCACAACAAGGGCATCATGAACGGCATCGACCCGGTCATCGTTGCCACCGGCAACGACTGGCGCGCGGTGGAAGCCGGCGCGCATGCCTATGCCAGCCGCAGCGGCCACTACACCTCGCTCACCACCTGGGAGAAGGACAACAGCGGCGCACTGGTCGGCACGATCGAGCTGCCCATGCCCGTGGGCCTGGTCGGCGGCGCCACCAAGACGCACCCGCTGGCCCGCCTGGCACTCAAGATCATGGATGTGAAGTCCGCGCAGGAACTCGGCGAGATCGCCGCGGCCGTCGGCCTGGCCCAGAACCTGGGCGCGCTGCGCGCCCTGGCCACCGAGGGCATCCAGCGCGGCCACATGGCTCTGCACGCACGCAACATCGCACTGGTCGCGGGTGCCGTGGGCGAGGAAGTCGAACAGGTCGCCAAGCGCCTGGCCGCAGAGCATGACGTGCGCACCGATCGCGCGCTCGAAGTGCTGGCCGAACTGCGCGGCGCGAAGTAA
- a CDS encoding M48 family metallopeptidase → MPHAGAPWNPRRAFLLAATAAAATPALAQVDVGNASALRNLVPAETLENAATQQYDQLLAQAKAQRALGGDDNPQVVRLRGIAKRLIPYTYPWNERARGWRWEVNLIGSKQINAFCMPGGKIAFYTGILDQLKLTDDEIAMIMGHEMAHALREHSRARLAKTQATNIGISLGASLLGLGDMGRAAANLGGQLLTLKFSRSDETDADLVGLELAARAGFNPQASITLWEKMGKATGQQGLQFLSTHPSGPNRIKELQENVSRVDGLYKAALRERK, encoded by the coding sequence ATGCCGCACGCGGGCGCGCCCTGGAATCCGCGCCGGGCCTTTCTGCTGGCAGCGACAGCGGCGGCCGCGACTCCGGCGCTCGCGCAGGTCGACGTGGGCAATGCCTCGGCACTGCGCAACCTCGTGCCCGCCGAAACGCTGGAGAACGCCGCCACGCAGCAGTACGACCAGCTGCTCGCACAGGCCAAGGCGCAGCGTGCGCTCGGTGGCGACGACAACCCGCAAGTCGTGCGCCTGCGCGGCATCGCGAAGCGGCTGATTCCCTACACCTATCCATGGAACGAGCGCGCGCGTGGCTGGCGCTGGGAGGTCAACCTCATCGGCAGCAAGCAGATCAATGCGTTCTGCATGCCCGGCGGAAAGATCGCGTTCTACACCGGCATCCTCGACCAGCTCAAGCTCACCGACGACGAGATCGCCATGATCATGGGCCACGAGATGGCGCATGCCTTGCGCGAGCATTCGCGCGCGCGCCTGGCCAAGACGCAGGCCACCAACATCGGCATTTCGCTGGGGGCATCCCTGCTGGGCCTTGGCGACATGGGCCGTGCCGCCGCGAACCTGGGCGGGCAACTGCTCACGCTGAAGTTCAGCCGTTCGGACGAGACCGATGCCGACCTCGTCGGGCTCGAGCTGGCCGCGCGCGCCGGCTTCAATCCCCAGGCGTCGATCACGCTCTGGGAGAAGATGGGCAAGGCCACGGGGCAACAGGGCCTGCAGTTCCTGTCGACCCACCCGAGCGGGCCGAACCGCATCAAGGAGTTGCAGGAGAACGTCTCGCGCGTCGACGGGCTCTACAAGGCCGCGCTGCGCGAGCGCAAGTGA